One Mangifera indica cultivar Alphonso chromosome 4, CATAS_Mindica_2.1, whole genome shotgun sequence genomic region harbors:
- the LOC123212884 gene encoding PLASMODESMATA CALLOSE-BINDING PROTEIN 3-like, with translation MAAVVYLVLFLAMAGHSSALYCLCKDGVADSTLQKAIDYACGSGADCTPIIQNGACYNPNTVKDHCNYAVNSYFQRKSQVNGSCDFAGAASTNANPPSNVASNCVYPSTASTGTGTTPTTTPTTSTTPSPTTGSPNVFGGTTGTLGPTGSGTGGITDSSAGSRLSKTTHWFFSMAVVSSLATVGLNLVQ, from the exons ATGGCTGCTGTAGTGTATTTAGTGCTTTTCTTGGCCATGGCTGGCCATTCAA GTGCCCTTTATTGTTTATGTAAAGATGGGGTAGCTGATTCAACTCTTCAGAAGGCTATAGATTATGCTTGTGGATCTGGAGCTGATTGCACACCGATCATCCAAAATGGTGCTTGTTACAATCCCAACACTGTAAAAGATCACTGCAACTATGCTGTTAATAGCTACTTCCAGAGGAAGAGTCAAGTTAATGGCAGCTGTGATTTTGCAGGCGCTGCCTCAACTAATGCCAACCCTCCTTCCA ATGTTGCATCCAACTGTGTTTACCCTTCAACTGCCAG CACAGGGACTGGCACCACACCAACCACAACACCAACAACATCAACCACACCTTCACCTACAACAGGCAGTCCAAATGTGTTTGGTGGCACCACAGGGACTCTCGGCCCGACAGGAAGCGGCACCGGCGGCATCACCGACTCTAGTGCCGGGTCTCGGCTTTCTAAAACCACTCACTGGTTTTTCTCGATGGCTGTGGTTTCATCACTAGCAACTGTGGGGTTGAATCTAGTACAGTGA
- the LOC123212953 gene encoding uncharacterized hydrolase YugF isoform X1 — MLALTASAAPGAFKCGKFTRFKVMAEKFPSFLPREVENIKDPFARKLATRIERLTVQVSFSESSILSSLVKPLVQSTTNPVVLLHGFDSSCLEWRYTFPLLEEAGLETWAVDILGWGFSDLGRLPSCDVTSKREHFYQLWESYIRRPMILVGPSLGAAVAIDFAVNHPEAVENLVLIDASVYAEGTGNLAKLPRAVAYAGVLLLKSIPLRLYVNFLAFNGISFDTNKDWTNVGRLHCLYPWWEDATVNFMISGGYSVRTQIDQVKQKTLIIWGEEDQIISNKLGVRLHCELPNAIISQIPDCGHLPHVEKPSSVAKLILEFIKQK; from the exons ATGCTCGCCCTCACAGCCAGCGCCGCACCAGGGGCATTCAAATGCGGAAAATTTACGCGGTTCAAAGTTATGGCGGAGAAGTTTCCTTCGTTTCTACCAAGAGAAGTTGAAAACATTAAAGACCCCTTCGCTCGTAAGCTGGCGACAAGAATCGAGAGACTTACCGTTCAA GTAAGCTTTTCAGAGAGTAGTATCTTGAGTAGTCTTGTGAAGCCACTGGTACAAAGCACAACAAACCCAGTGGTTCTCCTTCATGGCTTTGACAG TTCTTGTTTAGAATGGAGATATACCTTCCCATTACTCGAGGAGGCTGGTTTGGAGACTTGGGCTGTTGATATTCTTGGGTGGGGTTTCTCTGATTTAG GAAGACTTCCATCATGTGATGTGACCTCCAAGCGCGAGCATTTCTATCAG CTTTGGGAGTCTTACATCAGAAGGCCCATGATACTGGTCGGTCCAAGTCTTGGTGCTGCTGTTGCAATTGACTTTGCTGTCAACCATCCAGAAGCT GTGgaaaatttggttttgattGATGCAAGTGTATATGCTGAAGGAACTGGAAACCTTGCAAAGTTACCAAGAGCAGTAGCCTATGCTGGG GTACTTTTGTTGAAGAGCATTCCTCTACGCTTGTATGTGAACTTTTTGGCTTTCAATGGTATATCATTCGATACCAACAAAGATTGGACAAAT GTGGGCCGTTTGCATTGTCTATATCCTTGGTGGGAAGATGCCACTGTAAATTTTATGATTAGTGGTGGTTATAGTGTCCGTACTCAGATAGACCAG GTGAAGCAGAAGACACTTATCATATGGGGTGAGGAGGACCAGATCATTAGCAACAAGCTTGGAGTT AGATTGCACTGTGAATTGCCGAATGCAATTATAAGCCAAATACCAGACTGCGGTCACCTTCCTCATGTGGAAAAGCCAAGTTCCGTTGCAAAGTTGATACTGGaattcattaaacaaaaatag
- the LOC123212953 gene encoding uncharacterized protein LOC123212953 isoform X2 codes for MLALTASAAPGAFKCGKFTRFKVMAEKFPSFLPREVENIKDPFARKLATRIERLTVQVSFSESSILSSLVKPLVQSTTNPVVLLHGFDSSCLEWRYTFPLLEEAGLETWAVDILGWGFSDLGRLPSCDVTSKREHFYQLWESYIRRPMILVGPSLGAAVAIDFAVNHPEAVENLVLIDASVYAEGTGNLAKLPRAVAYAGVLLLKSIPLRLYVNFLAFNGISFDTNKDWTNVGRLHCLYPWWEDATVNFMISGGYSVRTQIDQGVQISK; via the exons ATGCTCGCCCTCACAGCCAGCGCCGCACCAGGGGCATTCAAATGCGGAAAATTTACGCGGTTCAAAGTTATGGCGGAGAAGTTTCCTTCGTTTCTACCAAGAGAAGTTGAAAACATTAAAGACCCCTTCGCTCGTAAGCTGGCGACAAGAATCGAGAGACTTACCGTTCAA GTAAGCTTTTCAGAGAGTAGTATCTTGAGTAGTCTTGTGAAGCCACTGGTACAAAGCACAACAAACCCAGTGGTTCTCCTTCATGGCTTTGACAG TTCTTGTTTAGAATGGAGATATACCTTCCCATTACTCGAGGAGGCTGGTTTGGAGACTTGGGCTGTTGATATTCTTGGGTGGGGTTTCTCTGATTTAG GAAGACTTCCATCATGTGATGTGACCTCCAAGCGCGAGCATTTCTATCAG CTTTGGGAGTCTTACATCAGAAGGCCCATGATACTGGTCGGTCCAAGTCTTGGTGCTGCTGTTGCAATTGACTTTGCTGTCAACCATCCAGAAGCT GTGgaaaatttggttttgattGATGCAAGTGTATATGCTGAAGGAACTGGAAACCTTGCAAAGTTACCAAGAGCAGTAGCCTATGCTGGG GTACTTTTGTTGAAGAGCATTCCTCTACGCTTGTATGTGAACTTTTTGGCTTTCAATGGTATATCATTCGATACCAACAAAGATTGGACAAAT GTGGGCCGTTTGCATTGTCTATATCCTTGGTGGGAAGATGCCACTGTAAATTTTATGATTAGTGGTGGTTATAGTGTCCGTACTCAGATAGACCAG ggagtccaaatttctaaataa
- the LOC123212980 gene encoding erlin-1-like — protein MDQQQERAGAQVPPAGDSSAILSVFLAFIGIFAMILIPSASNINSSLSILHQVPEGHVGVYWRGGALLDTITGPGFHLKLPLITQYEPVQVTLQTDQVTDIPCGTKGGVMINFEKIEVVNRLRKEYVYETLHDYGVQYDKTWIYDKIHHEINQFCSSHSLQQVYIDVFDQIDEKMKDALQVDCTQYAPGIEIISVRVTKPTIPDSIRQNFEQMEEERTKVLIAIERQKVAEKEAETDKKMAISEAEKNSNVSKILMEQKLMERESARRQEEIENQMYLARQKSLSDADFYRLMKEAEANELMLTPQYLELKFIEAIADNTKIFFGDKVPSMIFDQRLLGSFLQEVSKNISREIRAAA, from the exons ATGGATCAACAGCAGGAGAGAGCGGGAGCTCAGGTGCCACCGGCTGGCGATTCCTCAGCCATTCTCTCAGTGTTCCTCGCTTTCATCGGTATATTTGCCATG ATATTGATTCCATCAGCTTCAAATATCAATAGTAGTTTATCCATTTTGCACCAAGTCCCAGAAGGCCATGTTGGGGTATACTGGAGAGGGGGTGCTCTTCTAGATACAATTACTGGTCCAG GTTTCCATCTGAAGTTGCCTTTGATAACCCAGTATGAGCCTGTTCAAGTAACCCTTCAGACTGATCAG GTGACTGACATTCCTTGTGGGACCAAAGGTGGTGTCATGATCAACTTTGAGAAGATAGAA GTTGTTAATCGGCTTCGTAAGGAATATGTGTATGAGACACTGCATGACTATGGTGTGCAATATGACAAGACTTGGATATATGACAAGATTCATCATGAGATCAATCAGTTCTGCAGCTCTCATTCTCTTCAACAAGTCTATATTGATGTGTTTGATCAG ATTGATGAAAAGATGAAAGATGCTCTTCAGGTTGACTGCACACAATATGCTCCAGGCATTGAAATTATCAGTGTGCGTGTCACAAAGCCTACTATTCCAGATAGTATTAGACAGAATTTTGAACAGATGGAAGAGGAACGGACTAAG GTGTTAATTGCAATTGAGAGACAGAAAGTGGCGGAGAAAGAGGCTGAGACAGACAAGAAGATGGCCATAAGTGAAGCAGAAAAGAATTCCAATGTTAGCAAGATCCTCATGGAGCAGAAGTTGATGGAGAGGGAAAGTGCCAGGAGGCAGGAAGAAATTGAAAACCAAATGTACTTGGCTCGTCAAAAGAGCTTGTCAGATGCTGATTTCTACCG CTTAATGAAAGAAGCTGAAGCAAACGAGTTAATGCTTACTCCCCAATATCTTGAGCTTAAATTTATTGAGGCCATAGCtgataatacaaaaattttctTTGGCGACAAG GTACCCAGTATGATTTTTGATCAGAGACTGCTAGGAAGCTTCCTTCAAGAGGTCTCCAAAAATATATCTAGGGAGATCAGAGCAGCCGCTTAA
- the LOC123214789 gene encoding ureide permease 1-like isoform X2 translates to MDRWGIPSLIALPSEKSILSGLKMYLVESKGGAIVCMLFSLFFLGTWPAVMTLLERRGRLPQHTYLDYTMTNLLAAVLIALTFGEIGSERPNFFSQLSELKDNWPSVLFAMAGGVVLSLGNLATQYAWAFVGLSVTEVITSSITVVIGTTLNYFLDDKINKAEILFPGVACFFIAVCLGSAVHSSNAADNKAKLRNLPSVDGSETEATYTSAATGTLSEKEDPERGNGIVGKAKAGTAHFLVELENKRAIKVFGKSTLIGLAINFFAGFCFSLFSPAFNLATNDQWHTLKKGVVKLVVYTAFFWFSISCFIIAIILNIIFLYRPVMDLPRSSFKAYLNDWNGRGWAFLAGLLCGFGNGLQFMGGQAAGYAAADAVQALPLVSTFWGVVLFGEYRKSSQRTYILLFGMLFMFIAAVGVLMASSGHRKGA, encoded by the exons ATG GATCGTTGGGGCATTCCTTCACTGATTGCTTTACCAAGTGAGAAGAGTATCTTAAGTGGGTTGAAAATGTATCTGGTAGAAAGCAAAGGAGGTGCTATAGTATGCATGCTTTTTTCCCTGTTCTTCCTGGGTACATGGCCTGCTGTTATGACTCTCTTAGAAAGACGCGGCCGCCTTCCTCAGCATACTTACCTTGATTATACGATGACAAATCTATTGGCTGCTGTTCTTATAGCTTTGACATTTGGTGAGATTGGCAGTGAAagaccaaattttttttctcaactttCTGAACTGAAG GATAACTGGCCTTCTGTTTTGTTTGCAATGGCTGGTGGGGTGGTTCTCAGCCTTGGAAATTTAGCCACACAGTATGCTTGGGCTTTTGTTGGATTATCTGTAACAGAAGTGATCACTTCAAGCATTACAGTCGTTATAG GCACAACCTTGAATTACTTCTTAGATGACAAAATCAATAAAGCTGAGATTCTTTTCCCAGGTGTCGCTTGCTTTTTTATTGCAGTTTGTCTTGGGTCAGCTGTACACTCATCAAATGCTGCTGATAATAAAGCAAAACTTAGAAATTTGCCGAGTGTTGATGGATCTGAGACTGA GGCAACATATACCTCCGCAGCCACAGGAACATTGTCAGAGAAGG AGGATCCAGAGCGTGGGAATGGTATAGTTGGGAAGGCAAAAGCCGGGACAGCGCACTTCCTTGTAGAACTTGAGAATAAACGAGCGATCAAA GTGTTTGGGAAGAGCACTTTGATTGGATTGGCCATAAACTTCTTTGCTGGTTTTtgcttctctcttttctcaccAGCATTCAATTTGGCAACAAATGATCAGTGGCACACGTTGAAGAAAGGGGTTGTTAAGTTGGTTGTCTACACAGCGTTTTTCTGGTTCTCTATATCTTGTTTCATAATAGCCATCATTTTAAACATCATCTTTCTTTACCGCCCTGTAATGGACCTACCCAGATCATCATTCAAGGCTTATTTGAATGACTGGAATGGCAGAGGCTGGGCCTTTTTGGCTGGCCTCCTGTGTGGGTTTGGAAATGGTCTCCAATTTATGGGTGGTCAAGCTGCCGGATATGCAGCAGCGGATGCCGTTCAG GCTCTTCCGCTTGTGAGTACATTCTGGGGCGTAGTCCTGTTTGGGGAGTACCGGAAGTCATCACAAAGaacatatatattgttatttggtATGTTGTTCATGTTTATAGCTGCAGTTGGGGTTCTCATGGCATCATCAGGGCACCGGAAAGGAGCATGA
- the LOC123214789 gene encoding ureide permease 1-like isoform X1 — MDRWGIPSLIALPSEKSILSGLKMYLVESKGGAIVCMLFSLFFLGTWPAVMTLLERRGRLPQHTYLDYTMTNLLAAVLIALTFGEIGSERPNFFSQLSELKDNWPSVLFAMAGGVVLSLGNLATQYAWAFVGLSVTEVITSSITVVIGTTLNYFLDDKINKAEILFPGVACFFIAVCLGSAVHSSNAADNKAKLRNLPSVDGSETEATYTSAATGTLSEKGTEDPERGNGIVGKAKAGTAHFLVELENKRAIKVFGKSTLIGLAINFFAGFCFSLFSPAFNLATNDQWHTLKKGVVKLVVYTAFFWFSISCFIIAIILNIIFLYRPVMDLPRSSFKAYLNDWNGRGWAFLAGLLCGFGNGLQFMGGQAAGYAAADAVQALPLVSTFWGVVLFGEYRKSSQRTYILLFGMLFMFIAAVGVLMASSGHRKGA; from the exons ATG GATCGTTGGGGCATTCCTTCACTGATTGCTTTACCAAGTGAGAAGAGTATCTTAAGTGGGTTGAAAATGTATCTGGTAGAAAGCAAAGGAGGTGCTATAGTATGCATGCTTTTTTCCCTGTTCTTCCTGGGTACATGGCCTGCTGTTATGACTCTCTTAGAAAGACGCGGCCGCCTTCCTCAGCATACTTACCTTGATTATACGATGACAAATCTATTGGCTGCTGTTCTTATAGCTTTGACATTTGGTGAGATTGGCAGTGAAagaccaaattttttttctcaactttCTGAACTGAAG GATAACTGGCCTTCTGTTTTGTTTGCAATGGCTGGTGGGGTGGTTCTCAGCCTTGGAAATTTAGCCACACAGTATGCTTGGGCTTTTGTTGGATTATCTGTAACAGAAGTGATCACTTCAAGCATTACAGTCGTTATAG GCACAACCTTGAATTACTTCTTAGATGACAAAATCAATAAAGCTGAGATTCTTTTCCCAGGTGTCGCTTGCTTTTTTATTGCAGTTTGTCTTGGGTCAGCTGTACACTCATCAAATGCTGCTGATAATAAAGCAAAACTTAGAAATTTGCCGAGTGTTGATGGATCTGAGACTGA GGCAACATATACCTCCGCAGCCACAGGAACATTGTCAGAGAAGG GAACAGAGGATCCAGAGCGTGGGAATGGTATAGTTGGGAAGGCAAAAGCCGGGACAGCGCACTTCCTTGTAGAACTTGAGAATAAACGAGCGATCAAA GTGTTTGGGAAGAGCACTTTGATTGGATTGGCCATAAACTTCTTTGCTGGTTTTtgcttctctcttttctcaccAGCATTCAATTTGGCAACAAATGATCAGTGGCACACGTTGAAGAAAGGGGTTGTTAAGTTGGTTGTCTACACAGCGTTTTTCTGGTTCTCTATATCTTGTTTCATAATAGCCATCATTTTAAACATCATCTTTCTTTACCGCCCTGTAATGGACCTACCCAGATCATCATTCAAGGCTTATTTGAATGACTGGAATGGCAGAGGCTGGGCCTTTTTGGCTGGCCTCCTGTGTGGGTTTGGAAATGGTCTCCAATTTATGGGTGGTCAAGCTGCCGGATATGCAGCAGCGGATGCCGTTCAG GCTCTTCCGCTTGTGAGTACATTCTGGGGCGTAGTCCTGTTTGGGGAGTACCGGAAGTCATCACAAAGaacatatatattgttatttggtATGTTGTTCATGTTTATAGCTGCAGTTGGGGTTCTCATGGCATCATCAGGGCACCGGAAAGGAGCATGA
- the LOC123214789 gene encoding ureide permease 1-like isoform X3, whose product MYLVESKGGAIVCMLFSLFFLGTWPAVMTLLERRGRLPQHTYLDYTMTNLLAAVLIALTFGEIGSERPNFFSQLSELKDNWPSVLFAMAGGVVLSLGNLATQYAWAFVGLSVTEVITSSITVVIGTTLNYFLDDKINKAEILFPGVACFFIAVCLGSAVHSSNAADNKAKLRNLPSVDGSETEATYTSAATGTLSEKGTEDPERGNGIVGKAKAGTAHFLVELENKRAIKVFGKSTLIGLAINFFAGFCFSLFSPAFNLATNDQWHTLKKGVVKLVVYTAFFWFSISCFIIAIILNIIFLYRPVMDLPRSSFKAYLNDWNGRGWAFLAGLLCGFGNGLQFMGGQAAGYAAADAVQALPLVSTFWGVVLFGEYRKSSQRTYILLFGMLFMFIAAVGVLMASSGHRKGA is encoded by the exons ATGTATCTGGTAGAAAGCAAAGGAGGTGCTATAGTATGCATGCTTTTTTCCCTGTTCTTCCTGGGTACATGGCCTGCTGTTATGACTCTCTTAGAAAGACGCGGCCGCCTTCCTCAGCATACTTACCTTGATTATACGATGACAAATCTATTGGCTGCTGTTCTTATAGCTTTGACATTTGGTGAGATTGGCAGTGAAagaccaaattttttttctcaactttCTGAACTGAAG GATAACTGGCCTTCTGTTTTGTTTGCAATGGCTGGTGGGGTGGTTCTCAGCCTTGGAAATTTAGCCACACAGTATGCTTGGGCTTTTGTTGGATTATCTGTAACAGAAGTGATCACTTCAAGCATTACAGTCGTTATAG GCACAACCTTGAATTACTTCTTAGATGACAAAATCAATAAAGCTGAGATTCTTTTCCCAGGTGTCGCTTGCTTTTTTATTGCAGTTTGTCTTGGGTCAGCTGTACACTCATCAAATGCTGCTGATAATAAAGCAAAACTTAGAAATTTGCCGAGTGTTGATGGATCTGAGACTGA GGCAACATATACCTCCGCAGCCACAGGAACATTGTCAGAGAAGG GAACAGAGGATCCAGAGCGTGGGAATGGTATAGTTGGGAAGGCAAAAGCCGGGACAGCGCACTTCCTTGTAGAACTTGAGAATAAACGAGCGATCAAA GTGTTTGGGAAGAGCACTTTGATTGGATTGGCCATAAACTTCTTTGCTGGTTTTtgcttctctcttttctcaccAGCATTCAATTTGGCAACAAATGATCAGTGGCACACGTTGAAGAAAGGGGTTGTTAAGTTGGTTGTCTACACAGCGTTTTTCTGGTTCTCTATATCTTGTTTCATAATAGCCATCATTTTAAACATCATCTTTCTTTACCGCCCTGTAATGGACCTACCCAGATCATCATTCAAGGCTTATTTGAATGACTGGAATGGCAGAGGCTGGGCCTTTTTGGCTGGCCTCCTGTGTGGGTTTGGAAATGGTCTCCAATTTATGGGTGGTCAAGCTGCCGGATATGCAGCAGCGGATGCCGTTCAG GCTCTTCCGCTTGTGAGTACATTCTGGGGCGTAGTCCTGTTTGGGGAGTACCGGAAGTCATCACAAAGaacatatatattgttatttggtATGTTGTTCATGTTTATAGCTGCAGTTGGGGTTCTCATGGCATCATCAGGGCACCGGAAAGGAGCATGA
- the LOC123214787 gene encoding protein root UVB sensitive 3 gives MDMKSEVKKTSQSQHLIIEEWNGSSSTKLFKTAIISASPSLFIHRSGSRFNHIWRRLLQAFVPEGFPGSVTPDYLPFQIWDSLQGLSTYIRTMLSTQALLSAIGVGEKSATVLGATFQWFLRDLTGMLGGVLFTCYQGSNLDSNAKMWRLVADLLNDLGMLMDLLSPLFPSVFVFVVCLGSLSRSFTGVASGATRAALTQHFALQNNAADISAKEGSQETMATMIGMAFGMLLARITIGNALAIWFCFLSLTMFHMYANYKAVRCLALTSLNLERMSILLQHFMETDQVLSPDQVSTMEHVLPIWITSCSKNSKLLHKQVDLGLRVSSLDRQEMMELLHSAGSFYTKAKYMLLERKGIIVVIVHKDSTAAEVLYSYIHALVMANLKKGTNTIHSESQSWMDKHYEGFIEKLKSSGWKTERLLSHSIIWRANWKYAPADKKID, from the exons atggaTATGAAAAGTGAAGTAAAAAAAACCTCGCAGTCACAGCATCTGATAATCGAAGAATGGAATGGCTCTTCTTCAACAAAGCTCTTTAAAACTGCTATAATCTCTGCTTCCCCCTCTCTCTTCATTCATAG ATCCGGTAGCCGTTTCAATCATATCTGGAGACGACTTCTGCAAGCCTTTGTACCTGAG GGATTCCCCGGCAGTGTGACTCCGGATTATTTGCCATTTCAAATATGGGATTCTTTGCAG GGTCTCTCTACATACATTAGGACCATGCTTTCTACACAG GCTCTCTTGAGTGCCATTGGTGTTGGTGAGAAGTCGGCAACTGTTCTTGGTGCAACATTTCAG TGGTTTTTGAGGGACCTAACTGGAATGCTTGGAGGTGTCCTGTTCACATGTTATCAG GGCTCAAATCTGGATAGCAATGCTAAAATGTGGCGTCTGGTTGCAGATCTTTTGAATGATCTTG GGATGTTGATGGACCTTCTTTCCCCTTTGTTTCCTTCAgtttttgtgtttgttgttTGCTTGGGGAGCTTATCAAGATCATTTA CTGGTGTTGCAAGTGGAGCTACTAGAGCTGCTTTGACACAGCATTTCGCCCTCCAAAATAATGCTGCTGATATATCTGCCAAG GAAGGGAGTCAAGAGACAATGGCCACAATGATTGGCATGGCATTTGGAATGCTTCTTGCACGTATAACAATAGGGAATGCATTAGCTATTTGGTTTTGCTTTCTTTCGCTCACTATGTTCCATATGTATG CAAACTACAAGGCTGTACGTTGCCTTGCATTGACTTCATTAAACTTAGAAAGGATGTCAATTCTTCTTCAGCATTTCATGGAGACTGACCAAG TACTTTCTCCGGATCAGGTCTCTACCATGGAGCATGTTTTGCCCATATGGATCACTTCATGTTCAAAGAATTCTAAGTTACTGCACAAGCAGGTAGACTTAGGTTTAAGGGTTTCCTCCCTTGATCGTCAAGAAAT GATGGAGCTGCTGCATTCTGCTGGATCTTTTTACACAAAAG cGAAATACATGTTATTGGAGAGGAAGGGAATCATTGTTGTCATTGTACATAAAGATTCAACTGCTGCAGAAGTATTGTATTCATACATTCACGCACTAGTTATGGCAAACCTTAAGAAGGGAACCAATACTATCCATTCAGAGAGTCAGTCATGGATGGATAAGCATTATGAAGGTTTTATTGAGAAG CTGAAATCATCAGGTTGGAAAACTGAACGTCTACTTTCTCATTCTATCATTTGGAGGGCAAACTGGAAGTATGCACCAGCAGATAAAAAGATAGACTAG
- the LOC123214786 gene encoding pentatricopeptide repeat-containing protein At1g69290-like: MFLHIRGRLFSSSSTPEIPSLYSFLQPSIFALKPKTPSQNPSNFPNQQQQQQTLTQDHIRELEISLQKSLLTHSTDEAWKYFKSLINNSLLPTKPLTNSLISHLSSFQDTLNLKRAFASVVYLIEKNPSFLDFQTVHTLLGSLKSANTAAPAFALLKCLFKNRYFMPFELWGHFLVDICRNNGNFVGFLRVFEECCKVALDEKLDFMKPDLDACNTALEGCCCGLQSVSDAEKVIETMSVLGVRPDESSFGFLAYLYALKGLQEKIIELEKLMGGFGFSNKTVFYRRLINGYVKSGNLESVSRTILRTLSEGTGESSNFGEETYCEVVKGFLQKGSIKELTNLIIEAQKLEPSGLVVVRSIGFGIVNACVNLGLSDKAHSILDEMNARGCFVGLGIYVPILKAYCKEHRTAEATQLVMDISSSGLQLDVDSYDALIEASMTSQDFQSAFSLFRDMREARISNLKGSYLTIMTGLMENHRPELMAAFLDEVVEDPRVEVKTHDWNSIVHAFCKAGRLEDAKRTFRRMIFLRFEPNDQTYLSLINGYMTAENYFSVLMLWNEVKRKISTNGGKGVEFDHNLVDAFLFALVKGGFFDAVMQVVEKSQEMKIFVDKWKYKQAYMENHKKLKVAKLRKRNFRKMEALIAFKNWAGLNA; the protein is encoded by the coding sequence ATGTTCTTGCATATACGAGGAAGACTCTTCTCTTCCTCCTCTACACCCGAAATTCCATCACTTTACTCTTTCCTCCAACCCTCCATCTTTGCCCTTAAACCCAAAACCCCATCGCAAAACCCCTCCAACTTCCCAAACcaacaacaacagcaacaaACCCTAACTCAAGACCACATCCGTGAACTAGAAATCTCTCTTCAGAAATCCCTCCTCACCCACAGCACTGATGAGGCCTGGAAGTACTTTAAGTCCCTCATCAACAACTCTTTACTGCCAACCAAACCCCTCACCAACTCTCTCATTTCTCACCTCTCCTCTTTCCAAGACACTCTCAACCTGAAGAGGGCATTTGCCTCTGTTGTTTATCTTATTGAAAAAAACCCCAGTTtcttagattttcaaactgtGCATACCCTTTTGGGTTCATTGAAATCTGCCAACACTGCTGCCCCTGCTTTTGCTTTACTCAAGTGTTTGTTTAAGAACAGGTATTTTATGCCTTTCGAATTGTGGGGTCATTTTCTTGTTGATATCTGTAGAAATAATGgtaattttgttggttttttgaGGGTTTTCGAAGAATGTTGTAAGGTTGCTTTGGATGAAAAGTTGGATTTTATGAAGCCTGATTTAGATGCTTGTAACACTGCATTAGAGGGGTGTTGTTGTGGTCTTCAATCAGTTAGTGATGCTGAGAAAGTTATAGAAACTATGTCAGTGTTAGGTGTTAGGCCAGATGAATCGAGTTTTGGTTTTCTTGCTTATTTATATGCATTAAAAGGGCTGCAAGAGAAGATAATTGAATTAGAGAAATTGATGGGCGGTTTTGGTTTCTCAAACAAAACTGTCTTCTATCGTCGTTTGATTAATGGATATGTTAAGTCAGGTAATTTAGAGTCTGTTTCGAGAACTATCTTGCGTACTTTAAGTGAAGGAACAGGAGAAAGTTCAAATTTTGGGGAAGAAACTTACTGTGAAGTGGTTAAAGGATTTCTTCAAAAAGGAAGTATTAAGgaattaacaaatttgattattgaaGCTCAAAAGTTGGAGCCTTCGGGGCTGGTTGTGGTTAGGTCCATTGGCTTTGGTATTGTTAATGCTTGTGTTAATCTAGGATTATCAGATAAGGCACACAGCATTCTTGATGAAATGAATGCTCGGGGTTGTTTTGTTGGGCTTGGGATTTATGTGCCAATTCTGAAAGCTTATTGCAAAGAGCATCGAACAGCTGAAGCTACTCAACTAGTTATGGATATTAGTAGTTCAGGGCTTCAATTAGATGTTGATAGCTACGATGCTCTGATAGAAGCTTCTATGACGAGTCAAGATTTCCAATCAGCTTTTTCTTTATTTAGGGACATGAGAGAAGCAAGAATATCCAACTTAAAGGGGAGTTACCTCACTATAATGACAGGTTTGATGGAGAACCATCGTCCTGAATTAATGGCAGCATTTTTGGATGAAGTTGTTGAAGACCCTCGAGTTGAAGTGAAGACTCATGATTGGAATTCAATTGTCCATGCCTTTTGTAAAGCTGGGCGGTTGGAAGATGCTAAGAGAACTTTCAGAAGGATGATATTCCTACGGTTTGAGCCTAATGATCAAACTTATTTGTCCTTGATCAATGGTTACATGACTGCAGAGAATTATTTCAGTGTTTTGATGCTTTGGAATGAGGTTAAGCGAAAAATATCAACTAATGGAGGGAAGGGGGTTGAATTTGATCACAATCTGGTTGATGCATTCCTGTTTGCTCTTGTTAAAGGGGGTTTCTTTGATGCAGTGATGCAAGTTGTGGAAAAATCTCAAGAAATGAAGATATTTGTTGATAAGTGGAAGTACAAGCAAGCGTATATGGAAAACCATAAAAAGCTTAAAGTAGCAAAGTTGAGAAAGAGGAACTTCCGGAAAATGGAAGCACTCATTGCTTTCAAGAACTGGGCTGGTCTCAATGCATAA